The Xenopus tropicalis strain Nigerian chromosome 7, UCB_Xtro_10.0, whole genome shotgun sequence genome includes a region encoding these proteins:
- the LOC100487273 gene encoding protein kinase C beta type isoform X1, whose protein sequence is MRSLVVAINFILNYLFSHLEFIIMTQIFQKIFRKIFRRKIKKCSIDSEAAPEEIPEKIVGKVKDKELISPLTPEKFYEEKVDVPAQKQTESGDNGMEATPSIPPGPKPEDDLERELQGNSVEDTALEPEHIEAIKKKLQEEIKQRMEEKLKQKREKEAIKKKLQEEIELRTEEKLKQKREMESGDQAAPRIPPEAKEAIKKKLQKVIKRKMKEKLKGKGEMESGDQPPPRIPPETKEAIKKQLQEEVKQRMEEKVIEKERTWAERTAKETPTQMVKAFNWHGSLDWLFKCCQYTGISGKTQAANGKIEFKFPTGPSKRQKTFANPEKQENPRFDSTIERVNRITSPPNVITRFVPGTAPTIEDFRLQSLLGEGAFGKVYRAQHRKTGKTVAIKAIESRCLDITFAYAVVLREQRILQLAKIENCPFLTTLFASFRTEHYICLAMDFAEGGDLLSLLGDHAISQERAVFYSACMVLGLKFLHDRNIAHRDIKLENVLLDRDGYAKLTDFGISKEGIGFSDITKTQCGTAFYMAPEIFTFPQYTRSVDWWALGVAIYRMLVGKFPFEGEKKDRIIINITCRQPTYPPDLPVESRNLLVQLLNKSPEERLGSGINGTEDIMNSEFYKVSCLGILLSGHVWGNVVSVIPSLLLPYKVSLCPMCMDLLYVPAGNSISVACKYSNNRHLYFSSFIGI, encoded by the exons ATGCGGAGTTTGGTCGTCGCTATAAATTTCATCCTGAATTATCTGTTTTCTCATTTAGAATTCATCATTATGActcaaatatttcaaaaaatctTCAGAAAAATCTTTAGAAGAAAGATCAAG AAATGCAGTATTGATAGTGAAGCTGCACCTGAGGAAATTCCAGAGAAAATTGTTGGAAAAGTGAAGGACAAGGAGCTTATTAGTCCTCTCACTCCAGAGAAGTTCTATGAAGAGAAAGTGGATGTTCCTGCTCAGAAGCAGACG GAATCTGGTGATAATGGCATGGAAGCCACACCTTCAATTCCCCCAGGACCCAAACCTGAGGATGATCTAGAGCGTGAGCTTCAGGGCAATAGCGTTGAAGACACTGCTCTAGAACCTGAACATATCGAAGCTATAAAGAAGAAGCTTCAGgaagaaataaaacaaagaatGGAAGAGAAATTAAAACAAAAGCGTGAGAAGGAAGCTATAAAGAAGAAGCTTCAGGAAGAAATTGAACTGCGAACGGAAGAGAAATTAAAACAAAAGCGTGAGATGGAATCTGGTGACCAAGCGGCACCGAGAATTCCTCCAGAAGCCAAAGAAGCTATAAAGAAGAAGCTTCAGAAAGTGATTAAACGAAAAATGAAAGAGAAATTGAAAGGAAAAGGTGAGATGGAATCTGGTGACCAACCGCCACCGAGAATTCCTCCAGAAACCAAAGAAGCTATAAAGAAGCAGCTTCAGGAAGAAGTGAAACAGCGAATGGAAGAGAAAGTGATAGAGAAGGAAAGGACATGGGCCGAGCGAACCGCTAAGGAAACTCCCACTCAGATGGTGAAG gcCTTTAATTGGCATGGTTCACTTGATTGGCTGTTTAAGTGCTGCCAATACACAGGAATAAGTGGAAAGACTCAGGCAGCGAATGGAAAGATAGAATTCAAGTTTCCTACAG GACCTTCAAAGAGACAGAAGACATTCGCTAATCCTGAGAAACAGGAG AATCCTCGCTTTGATTCTACGATTGAAAGGGTTAATAGAATCACGAGCCCCCCGAATGTCATTACAAG GTTTGTGCCCGGAACCGCACCGACGATTGAGGACTTCAGGCTCCAATCACTTCTCGGTGAGGGAGCATTTGGAAAG GTCTATCGAGCGCAACACAGGAAGACGGGAAAGACTGTCGCCATTAAGGCTATAGAGAGCCGCTGCCTGGATATTACCTTTGCGTATGCTGT TGTTCTCCGAGAGCAACGCATCCTGCAGCTGGCGAAGATAGAAAATTGCCCCTTCCTGACTACACTATTTGCCTCCTTCAGAACAGAACATTATATCTGCCTTGCCATGGATTTTGCTGAAGGAGGAGACTTGTTATCCCTATTAGGGGACCATGCAATATcccaggagagagctgt ATTCTACTCAGCCTGTATGGTCCTTGGGCTGAAGTTCTTGCACGATCGCAACATCGCCCATAG GGATATAAAACTAGAGAATGTCCTACTGGATAGAGATGGATATGCCAAACTTACTGACTTTGGCATCAGCAAGGAAG GAATTGGATTTTCGGACATTACCAAAACCCAATGCGGAACTGCATTTTATATGGCCCCAGAAATCTTTACATTTCCCCAGTACACAAGATCAGTGGACTGGTGGGCACTGGGAGTGGCCATTTATAGAATGCTTGTCGGCAAG TTTCCCTTTGAGGGAGAGAAAAAAGACAGGATTATTATAAATATAACCTGCAGGCAGCCGACATACCCACCCGACCTGCCCGTGGAATCCCGCAATCTCTTGGTACAA CTGCTGAATAAATCCCCAGAGGAACGCCTTGGGTCGGGCATAAACGGCACTGAGGATATAATGAACAGTGAGTTCTACAAGGTAAGTTGTTTGGGCATCTTGCTTAGCGGCCATGTTTGGGGGAATGTAGTGTCTGTGATTCCCTCATTATTGCTCCCTTATAAAGTTTCCCTGTGCCCCATGTGTATGGATTTACTGTATGTACCAGCAGGGAATAGTATATCTGTAGCCTGTAAATACTCTAATAACCGGCATTTGTATTTCTCCTCTTTTATAGGGATTTGA
- the LOC100487273 gene encoding serine/threonine-protein kinase N3 isoform X2 yields MRSLVVAINFILNYLFSHLEFIIMTQIFQKIFRKIFRRKIKKCSIDSEAAPEEIPEKIVGKVKDKELISPLTPEKFYEEKVDVPAQKQTESGDNGMEATPSIPPGPKPEDDLERELQGNSVEDTALEPEHIEAIKKKLQEEIKQRMEEKLKQKREKEAIKKKLQEEIELRTEEKLKQKREMESGDQAAPRIPPEAKEAIKKKLQKVIKRKMKEKLKGKGEMESGDQPPPRIPPETKEAIKKQLQEEVKQRMEEKVIEKERTWAERTAKETPTQMVKAFNWHGSLDWLFKCCQYTGISGKTQAANGKIEFKFPTGPSKRQKTFANPEKQENPRFDSTIERVNRITSPPNVITRFVPGTAPTIEDFRLQSLLGEGAFGKVYRAQHRKTGKTVAIKAIESRCLDITFAYAVVLREQRILQLAKIENCPFLTTLFASFRTEHYICLAMDFAEGGDLLSLLGDHAISQERAVFYSACMVLGLKFLHDRNIAHRDIKLENVLLDRDGYAKLTDFGISKEGIGFSDITKTQCGTAFYMAPEIFTFPQYTRSVDWWALGVAIYRMLVGKFPFEGEKKDRIIINITCRQPTYPPDLPVESRNLLVQLLNKSPEERLGSGINGTEDIMNSEFYKGFDWEALQRREVQPPFVPTVKTSFFSYFSFGSRALPPPIWPIRLLEDTKMALKELDCGEMSSDTET; encoded by the exons ATGCGGAGTTTGGTCGTCGCTATAAATTTCATCCTGAATTATCTGTTTTCTCATTTAGAATTCATCATTATGActcaaatatttcaaaaaatctTCAGAAAAATCTTTAGAAGAAAGATCAAG AAATGCAGTATTGATAGTGAAGCTGCACCTGAGGAAATTCCAGAGAAAATTGTTGGAAAAGTGAAGGACAAGGAGCTTATTAGTCCTCTCACTCCAGAGAAGTTCTATGAAGAGAAAGTGGATGTTCCTGCTCAGAAGCAGACG GAATCTGGTGATAATGGCATGGAAGCCACACCTTCAATTCCCCCAGGACCCAAACCTGAGGATGATCTAGAGCGTGAGCTTCAGGGCAATAGCGTTGAAGACACTGCTCTAGAACCTGAACATATCGAAGCTATAAAGAAGAAGCTTCAGgaagaaataaaacaaagaatGGAAGAGAAATTAAAACAAAAGCGTGAGAAGGAAGCTATAAAGAAGAAGCTTCAGGAAGAAATTGAACTGCGAACGGAAGAGAAATTAAAACAAAAGCGTGAGATGGAATCTGGTGACCAAGCGGCACCGAGAATTCCTCCAGAAGCCAAAGAAGCTATAAAGAAGAAGCTTCAGAAAGTGATTAAACGAAAAATGAAAGAGAAATTGAAAGGAAAAGGTGAGATGGAATCTGGTGACCAACCGCCACCGAGAATTCCTCCAGAAACCAAAGAAGCTATAAAGAAGCAGCTTCAGGAAGAAGTGAAACAGCGAATGGAAGAGAAAGTGATAGAGAAGGAAAGGACATGGGCCGAGCGAACCGCTAAGGAAACTCCCACTCAGATGGTGAAG gcCTTTAATTGGCATGGTTCACTTGATTGGCTGTTTAAGTGCTGCCAATACACAGGAATAAGTGGAAAGACTCAGGCAGCGAATGGAAAGATAGAATTCAAGTTTCCTACAG GACCTTCAAAGAGACAGAAGACATTCGCTAATCCTGAGAAACAGGAG AATCCTCGCTTTGATTCTACGATTGAAAGGGTTAATAGAATCACGAGCCCCCCGAATGTCATTACAAG GTTTGTGCCCGGAACCGCACCGACGATTGAGGACTTCAGGCTCCAATCACTTCTCGGTGAGGGAGCATTTGGAAAG GTCTATCGAGCGCAACACAGGAAGACGGGAAAGACTGTCGCCATTAAGGCTATAGAGAGCCGCTGCCTGGATATTACCTTTGCGTATGCTGT TGTTCTCCGAGAGCAACGCATCCTGCAGCTGGCGAAGATAGAAAATTGCCCCTTCCTGACTACACTATTTGCCTCCTTCAGAACAGAACATTATATCTGCCTTGCCATGGATTTTGCTGAAGGAGGAGACTTGTTATCCCTATTAGGGGACCATGCAATATcccaggagagagctgt ATTCTACTCAGCCTGTATGGTCCTTGGGCTGAAGTTCTTGCACGATCGCAACATCGCCCATAG GGATATAAAACTAGAGAATGTCCTACTGGATAGAGATGGATATGCCAAACTTACTGACTTTGGCATCAGCAAGGAAG GAATTGGATTTTCGGACATTACCAAAACCCAATGCGGAACTGCATTTTATATGGCCCCAGAAATCTTTACATTTCCCCAGTACACAAGATCAGTGGACTGGTGGGCACTGGGAGTGGCCATTTATAGAATGCTTGTCGGCAAG TTTCCCTTTGAGGGAGAGAAAAAAGACAGGATTATTATAAATATAACCTGCAGGCAGCCGACATACCCACCCGACCTGCCCGTGGAATCCCGCAATCTCTTGGTACAA CTGCTGAATAAATCCCCAGAGGAACGCCTTGGGTCGGGCATAAACGGCACTGAGGATATAATGAACAGTGAGTTCTACAAG GGATTTGACTGGGAGGCTTTACAGAGAAGAGAAGTTCAGCCTCCATTTGTTCCTACAGTCAAAACTTCATTCTTCAGTTACTTCAGCTTCGGAAGCCGCGCGCTGCCTCCACCAATCTGGCCAATAAGGCTGTTAGAAGACACCAAAATGGCCTTAAAAGAACTAGATTGTGGAGAAATGTCATCTGATACGGAGACATGA
- the LOC101732822 gene encoding alpha-1-macroglobulin: protein MTATGDSVLYLVAEEPALRLILAIFLVLPQYEVQVKLPATLTILGQEVPVTVCSRYTYGKPVLGRINVRVCRKFSDRYNLCQGEEDGVCEEISQRADPNGCISDVVNRVFQMRRAGYEMKIIASAKITEDGTGRSR from the exons ATGACGGCGACCGGGGATTCAGTGTTGTATCTAGTGGCGGAGGAGCCGGCCTTGAGACTAATTCTGGCCATATTCCTTG TGTTGCCACAATATGAGGTGCAGGTGAAACTGCCAGCGACCCTAACAATACTGGGGCAAGAAGTGCCGGTGACTGTGTGCAGCAG ATACACGTACGGAAAGCCGGTGTTGGGAAGGATCAACGTCCGAGTGTGCAGAAAGTTCTCTGACCGTTACAATCTATGCCAAGGGGAAGAAGACGGGGTTTGTGAGGAGATTTCCCAACGT GCCGATCCTAATGGCTGCATCTCGGATGTGGTGAACAGAGTCTTCCAGATGAGACGGGCAGGTTATGAGATGAAAATCATAGCTTCGGCCAAAATAACAGAggatgggacag GGAGGAGTAGATGA